In Setaria italica strain Yugu1 chromosome IX, Setaria_italica_v2.0, whole genome shotgun sequence, the genomic stretch TTTTCCATGTGGATGGATTGGACTAGTTCTATCGAACTCAGCACATGCACATACAGTAAGCAGTAGTTCTTTGGGTAGAATATAGGGTATTTTTATTCTTGCTATGGTCTTTTGATTAATGCCTAACATTGGTTTCCAGTGTATTTAAAGAGGAGGCTGACCTGATGTGTGAGCTGCTGAAGCATGGTGCTAAGCCTTCTAATGACATCATCCAGCTGAGCAGCGTGATCCGCATGTGCGCCTTGAGCCTTGTGTACCTCAGAGAACCCCAATCTATTGCTTCCGCCGCTGCAATGGTGGTTAGTGCCCTACCCTATCCTGCCTCCCGCCAATATGTGTGCCCAATTTTAACAAGTATATCTATTCATTTCTTTTTTGTAAATTTACCTACATATTGACACTGGTTGCAAAATGATGAATGTATTCGATCCAAGGGTATGGCAAATGAGGCTAAAAGGATGTGTGATTGGATGAAGAGAGAGAACAGGCTTATTACCTTCAGCTTGCCTCAGCCTCGTGAGCTCCACCGGAGCTGCTTGATCCGGATGAAAGCCTTGGATGTTATGACCAGAATGTTGCATGAgtgtttcttttcttcctccaaGGTTAGTGgaaaatactttttttttggttcatGGCAATAGGTTGACATAATTTTATGCATTTCTGGTCTAGCCAAATACTGTTCGCACTGCCGCAACCTCGGGCCATCCTGATGCTCTTCCAGAAGAAGGCGCCAGCTCCCAGGCTTCAGTCGAAGACACGCCCAAGCCCAAGCCCAACAAACCTGATGctcttccagaagaaggtgccGGCTCCCAGGCTTCAGTCGAAGACTCGCCCAAGCCCAAGCCCAACAAACCTGATGCTGTTCCAGAAGAAGGCGCCGGCTCCCAGGCTTCAGTCGAAGACTCGCCCAATCCCAAGCGCCGGCCCAATCCCAACAAGACTTAAGCTGGCTCAGAATGGGAAGTCTAGCTATAAGATGTAGCGACTAGTGAGTGCGTCTGAGTCTGTATCGAACAAAGGAACTCCTGAATTCAAACTGAATCATTCCTCCTACCTGCTCCTTCCTCCCTGCTCTCTATTCCCCATTGCTCGTGCTGCTAACAAATACTCACCGTAGTTGTgactaatttttcttttttccccagCCTTTTCATTTCTGGACATCTGTTATTGTATTTGTACTGGTTCACATACTAGTCATGTTTGGCACAATGTTCTTGTCTGGTATGCAAGAGCCAAGAAACATTTAGGCCCCCTTTCGAATATAGGAGAAACATAGGaaaaatatagaattgagttccTTGGTGTTATTTTCTTATTGTCTCCTCACTTGAACAAGGAGGGcaattatgagatatggatGACATCatgattcttttattttattcttcCCACTTGCCCTGCTGCCTTGATTCGTAGTTGATTAGTAAAATTACAGTTACATTTCAAGGACAAAACGAATGCATTTCCCTATCGTTTCTGGCAATGTTATCATGATTGCTGTAGCCCTCTATTTTATTTGCCCCATGCGGGCCTCATGAAAACTTCTAATTAGTTCTATTCTTTACACTGCAGATACCTATTGCTTTGAAAATGTTGAGGATTATTAGCAAGTGCAAATTTTGAAGTCATATAGCTTTGATATATCAGTTTATTGCGACTTGAGTGTAGTATATACCGGTTAATTTGCAcgtgaaaacaaaaaaaaagatttaatGCCAACTATAATTCCTCCTTTATGTATGGGTTTGTATTGATATCCACGTGGGCGTCGTACGTGCATGTCTACTAGTAAATCTCTACTATCTCTactataaaaaaacaaaactaagACTATTTTTTGGTACGTCATCTTCCGCTCGGTGGTTTCTTCCGCGGTATATCAATTTCCCTCCGTCCGATCCAAAAATCTCGTACCTCCGGTTCCTCCGCTCCGGTTCCGCGCCCGCGGTGCACAAGCACCATCCGCATCGCCTACCTCCATCTCCTCCGCAACAACTATCGCCCtatcttgccgccgccgctgcccaccTTGCACGATccagctcctccccgccgcttGACAACACCGTCTCCACGCCCACCGTGACGCTCCACTCGATCTTCGTACCCCCCTATGCGCTCGCCAGATCCCCCTCCGTCTACGCCACCGCGGTCGACGCCGAGGACCGGGCCGTCGTGCGCGTCCACGGCCCCGACGGTTGCCCCGTCGCGTGGCGCCTCCGCTTCTCCCTCCTCTACAAGGCGtcggcgcccctcctcctccgtgccgccgccgtcccccgtCCTCCTCCGCACCGTCTCGCCATCGCTGTCACCGTCCAGGTCTGCCCCGCGCCCCCCGTGGATGTCGCGGCGGCTGAGCCAGCCGCGCTCGCCGTGCCCCTCTCTGCGCCCTTCACCATCACGTCCTCGCGCCTCAACGCCGTCTCCAATGTCGTCGTGCACATCGAGCTCCGCAATGGCACCATCGGGTGGGGGAGGCCGCCGTGCTGCCAtccgtcgccgacgaggaccAGCCGGCCGCGCTCGCGGCCTGCGGCGTCGCTCCGCGCGCTACTCGACGAGGTCagccacccctcctcccccctccccctcccccttcccATCTCAAATATTTGAGAACATCAACGTCTTGCATCAATTGAGATGTGGGGTATGTATGTGGAATTTGTTCTAATAtgttccattatttcaagtTCTATATCTCAATCGGTTCAACATTTGCACATGGTCATGGAACAGGGTGTTCTGGAAGCAATCCGGATCAGTTGTGCTAGCTATCCAACAAAGAGGACATTTGATGAGCTCATTATTGATCGGTTTGGAATGCTTGCACCAGAGCTTGTGGACAGGTATGAATGCTCTAGCTGTGGGATTTAAGTAGGCGATATAAATAGGGGTGAAGCTCTAAGTGAAATATGCCAGTAAAATATATTCTGATTTTTCTGAACTatacatttcaaaaaaaaaatctgaacgATTAAAGTGAGCTCAATGCTTTTGCAGCTCTGATGAGAAGGCCGCTTGTGCAGCCATACGTGATAGAATGGGTTTGAAAGGATATCAGGTAGCCTATGTCAATGGGTGAATACAGGAGATAAAACAATCTTATACAGCATATACTTTTTTCGCAAGACCTCATCTCGAAGAGCGAATGCTGTGCGACTAATCCAGAGGCGTATAAAGACACATCTTATGCGAAAGGAATTCATCAAATTACGAAAAGCCTCAATTAAATCTCAGAAGTTCTGGAGAGGTATTTCTTCACTGCTCAGAGCACTTTGTGTCTTTAAGGTCAGTAAAACTGGTCGTACCTGAAACTGACGTATAATGTAATCAAATCCTGCAACAAGACTAGCTAGAAAGCTTTTTGAGTATATGAGAAGAGATGCTGCTTCAATTAGGATACAAAAGCATGCACACACCCATTTTGCCAGAAAAGCGTACCTTCGAGTATATGAATCAGTTATAGTAATACAGATAGGATTACGAGCAATGGCAGCTCGCAATGAACACAGGTTCTGAAGAGAGACCAGGGCTTCCATAATTATCCAGGTTCGCGCTGTAACAGATGATTTGTAGTTAGTTTTTATAAGAAACCATAAGTAACTACTTTATGAATCACAGACTCGATGGCGCCAACACAAAGCTTATGTTGCTTATAAGCAGCAAAAGAGAGCTTCGTTGATTCTTCAGTGCTTATCACAGATGCAATCTTCCATTTTTTTGAATTCTTGCAATCGAAAAGAAATTAAGAAAGGTATAGAAGGTTTTATCAATATTGATGTGGGTATAGTGACTCAGATGCTTTTCTGAACTAATCTTTGACTGACATTTTATTTCCATGCTATACTTGTAAGGTGATTTGGAGAATACTTATATGGGGCCAGATTACAGTGGCAAAATGATTTTGCTCCTTGATATCCTGTCGAAAAGTTCTGAATTGGGCGACAAGGTATTGGTGTTTAGCCAGAGCTTGACTACCCTGGATTTAGTGGAGTTTTATCTGTCAAAGTTGCAAATTAAAGGAAAAGAAGGCAGACATTGGAAGCGGGGGAAGGATTGGTATAGGTATGCTTCCACAGTTGATTTTCTTTTGTACACAAGAACATTGCAGTTGCTGGTGTGGCAGTTTCACAAGTATCTGTTTTCTTTTGGTTCTTATACTTTGTGTCATTCTCATGAGATAAAACTGTTTATAACCTACTCTTCAATAAGATCCTGGACATAATGCTTTGTGTGCAACCACTTCCACGGCCTTCCCATAGTATGATGTCTGTTCATGCAAACTAAAAAATTAGGCCTTAGGGAAGAATCCCTGGTGGGAACTGGACTTTGAGTCTGGAAAGTGGTGTTTCTTTGTGATTCATGTGGGAATGAAACCATTGTGAAACCTGAAAAATCTTCAATTTGATTAGTTCCAGGATACCCATTATCACTTTGGTGCCATCTGCTTTGTTTGCTCTGGAGTGTTTTGAACTATTAATCTGCCATTATTGGCAGAAACAGGGCTTCAAGTAGGGACTAGGAAATCTGCAATCATGTCCTACTCCTTCAACACAAAGCATCTATATTTTTATCTTAGTTCTCGTATTCTGGTGTGCTGGTCAGTAACTAAATATAGCTCTTATGATTCCAGGCTCTGTCATATTCTTTTTTCCTATGGGAAACTGTCATGTTTCTCTTTGGAATATTCTGTAGTGCTAGCATGACAGTATAGTCTTCTAATGTAAAGCAGTCATCATAAAGACTTGGATACCATCATTGTTGATACCTATTTCTGTAAAGACTATTGTTATTCTTGGCATGCATTTTTACTAGAGTTGCTTATCATCATTATTACTGTGTGATCTTGCAAATATTATATATCCATCTCATGCTGAACAGGCTTGATGGGAGCACTCCATCTTCTGATCGGCAGAATCTTCTGGAGATGTTTAATGACCCTGAAAATGCAAGAGTGAAATGCACGTTGATATCAACTCGTGCTGGATCTCTGGGCATTAATCTTCATGCTGCAAATCGTGTGGTTCTTTTGGATGGATCCTGGAATCCAACACACAATCTGCAAGCCATTTATCAAGTTTGGAGACCAAGAAGCTTTTTAGCAGACAGCATGACTGCCCGCACATCCCTGCAATTTGAACTGC encodes the following:
- the LOC101774745 gene encoding uncharacterized protein LOC101774745 — its product is MYGLFFGTSSSARWFLPRYINFPPSDPKISYLRFLRSGSAPAVHKHHPHRLPPSPPQQLSPYLAAAAAHLARSSSSPPLDNTVSTPTVTLHSIFVPPYALARSPSVYATAVDAEDRAVVRVHGPDGCPVAWRLRFSLLYKASAPLLLRAAAVPRPPPHRLAIAVTVQVCPAPPVDVAAAEPAALAVPLSAPFTITSSRLNAVSNVVVHIELRNGTIGWGRPPCCHPSPTRTSRPRSRPAASLRALLDEGVLEAIRISCASYPTKRTFDELIIDRFGMLAPELVDSSDEKAACAAIRDRMGLKGYQVAYVNG
- the LOC111258486 gene encoding uncharacterized protein LOC111258486; amino-acid sequence: MHIHVFKEEADLMCELLKHGAKPSNDIIQLSSVIRMCALSLVYLREPQSIASAAAMVGMANEAKRMCDWMKRENRLITFSLPQPRELHRSCLIRMKALDVMTRMLHECFFSSSKPNTVRTAATSGHPDALPEEGASSQASVEDTPKPKPNKPDALPEEGAGSQASVEDSPNPKRRPNPNKT